Proteins from one Acidiphilium multivorum AIU301 genomic window:
- a CDS encoding DUF883 family protein, whose product MADWNARRKEAADMLGSEFGRFQHEFDDLRTRLGRLAGEAARDFGDGPQKLTELRGALDGRLAVIERELDALSRDLRLQGGAVTGRIGQSVREKPLAALAVAAGLGFVAAHLFRRRRAR is encoded by the coding sequence ATGGCGGACTGGAATGCAAGGCGGAAAGAGGCGGCGGACATGCTGGGAAGCGAATTCGGCCGCTTCCAGCACGAGTTCGACGATCTGCGCACCAGGCTGGGCCGCCTTGCCGGCGAGGCCGCGCGCGATTTCGGCGACGGACCGCAGAAGCTGACGGAACTGCGCGGCGCGCTCGATGGCCGGCTGGCGGTGATCGAGCGCGAACTCGATGCGCTGAGCCGCGACCTGCGCCTGCAGGGCGGGGCGGTGACCGGGCGGATCGGGCAGTCGGTGCGGGAGAAGCCGCTGGCGGCGCTGGCCGTCGCCGCAGGGCTCGGGTTCGTCGCGGCGCATCTGTTTCGCCGGCGCCGCGCGCGGTGA
- the mreC gene encoding rod shape-determining protein MreC, whose amino-acid sequence MLRLSMPVRTALSRLTLPVMLMMSLALVLAGRADRRLGVFLRTQVDDALAPLYRAAAAPVRAVETDRGAVGTWFDLRARNAALRVQNHELRRWRAVALALEAQNEALKSQLHYVPTPTPSFFTARVIADLGGLYARSVMVTLPRHPGDVRDAVAMDGAGVVGRVIEAGSRSARVLLITDLNSKVPVAIGRDGERAIMVGQNTASPRLLYWTPGKPPREGAIVLTSAVGGIFPNGLPVGIVHYAGRNDPEVVPFARLDSLRVLRIFEYGTGGSTDVASNATIAKAR is encoded by the coding sequence ATGCTGCGGCTGTCCATGCCTGTCAGAACAGCTCTCTCGCGGCTGACCCTTCCCGTGATGCTGATGATGTCGCTTGCGCTGGTTCTGGCCGGGCGGGCGGATCGCCGTCTCGGCGTGTTCCTCCGCACCCAGGTCGATGACGCGCTTGCGCCGCTCTACCGGGCCGCGGCGGCGCCTGTCCGCGCGGTCGAGACCGATCGCGGCGCGGTCGGCACATGGTTCGACCTGCGCGCGCGGAACGCGGCGCTGCGGGTCCAGAATCACGAATTGCGGCGGTGGCGGGCCGTCGCCCTGGCGCTCGAGGCGCAGAACGAGGCGCTGAAATCCCAGTTGCACTATGTGCCGACGCCGACGCCGAGCTTCTTCACCGCCCGCGTCATTGCCGATCTCGGCGGGCTTTATGCGCGTTCGGTGATGGTGACGCTGCCGCGCCACCCCGGCGATGTCCGCGACGCGGTGGCCATGGACGGCGCCGGCGTGGTCGGCCGGGTGATCGAGGCCGGGTCGCGTTCCGCCCGCGTCCTGCTGATCACCGACCTGAACAGCAAGGTGCCCGTCGCGATCGGGCGGGACGGCGAGCGGGCGATCATGGTCGGGCAGAATACCGCGTCGCCGCGGCTGCTGTACTGGACGCCGGGAAAGCCGCCGCGCGAGGGGGCGATCGTGCTGACCAGCGCCGTCGGCGGCATTTTCCCGAACGGGCTGCCGGTCGGCATCGTCCATTACGCCGGACGGAACGACCCGGAGGTGGTGCCGTTCGCCCGGCTCGACAGTCTGCGGGTCCTGCGCATTTTCGAGTACGGCACCGGCGGCTCGACCGATGTGGCGTCCAACGCAACGATCGCCAAGGCGCGGTGA
- the mrdA gene encoding penicillin-binding protein 2 — protein sequence MKRERQLRPIFTRRALLLGAAELGVFGLLGLRLYRMQVLEHGRYATLAKHNSINERLVAPLRGLITDRYGTVLAGNKRHWRAMFMMIEAPDPRAVVERFSRIVGLDAGETARIMRDLVGKPHYIPLLLKDYLDWNDMARIEVNATDLPGVFVDVGASRVYPFGAQLAHLIGYVARPTQKEAASDPVLALPGMRIGRAGVERVRDDVLRGTPGIVQTEVNVHGSVVRVLDRDNGVQGRTVQTTLDAGLQTIAAQRLSGQSGAAVMIDTINGELLAMASQPSFDPSLFDTGVPESVWKSWMSDPRHPMSDRATRGLYAPGSTFKPCAALAALQCGAITPDTTFFCPGYLKLGDHVFYCWDHYGHGHVNVVSALQQSCDVFFYHVALAVGIDRIAAMGRRLGLIGKLPLGLPAVSEGFLPTTAWARKRRLVWTKGNTVIQGIGQGYTQVTPLGLATMTARIATGRAVEPHIARGIGHDLLHEDMPDRWPHLGLDERGLAAVRQGMFDVVNTPKGTGYASRLALPGVFMAGKTGTAQVHDNTQAEEKANLDDATLPWKFRPNAFFIAFAPVHAPRVAVAVAVEHGNEGASASAPIARDLVTAALTRDLTAAPPGTVIEAPQAKLVGEGPA from the coding sequence ATGAAGCGCGAACGCCAGTTGCGGCCGATCTTCACCCGCCGGGCCCTGCTGCTCGGGGCGGCGGAACTCGGCGTGTTCGGCCTGCTCGGCCTGCGGCTGTATCGGATGCAGGTGCTGGAGCATGGACGATACGCCACGCTGGCCAAGCACAACTCGATCAACGAACGCCTGGTCGCCCCGTTGCGCGGGCTGATCACCGATCGCTACGGCACCGTCCTCGCCGGCAACAAGCGGCACTGGCGGGCGATGTTCATGATGATCGAGGCGCCGGACCCGCGGGCGGTGGTCGAGCGGTTTTCGCGCATCGTCGGCCTCGATGCGGGCGAAACCGCCCGGATCATGCGCGATCTGGTCGGAAAGCCGCATTACATCCCGTTGCTTCTGAAAGATTATCTCGACTGGAACGACATGGCGCGGATCGAGGTGAACGCGACCGATCTGCCGGGGGTGTTCGTCGATGTCGGCGCATCGCGGGTCTATCCGTTCGGCGCGCAGCTGGCTCATCTCATCGGCTATGTCGCCCGCCCCACCCAGAAGGAAGCCGCCTCCGATCCCGTTCTCGCGCTGCCGGGGATGCGGATCGGCCGCGCCGGCGTCGAGCGGGTGCGCGACGACGTGCTGCGGGGGACGCCCGGGATCGTGCAGACCGAGGTGAACGTGCACGGATCGGTCGTCCGCGTGCTCGACCGCGACAACGGGGTGCAGGGCCGGACGGTGCAGACCACGCTCGACGCCGGGCTGCAGACGATCGCGGCGCAGCGGCTGAGCGGGCAGTCCGGCGCGGCCGTGATGATCGACACGATCAACGGCGAGCTCCTCGCCATGGCGAGCCAGCCGAGTTTCGATCCGTCGCTCTTCGACACGGGCGTTCCCGAATCGGTGTGGAAATCCTGGATGTCGGACCCGCGCCACCCGATGAGCGACCGGGCGACCAGGGGGCTTTACGCGCCCGGCTCGACCTTCAAGCCCTGCGCCGCGCTCGCGGCGCTGCAATGCGGCGCGATCACGCCGGACACGACCTTCTTCTGTCCCGGCTACCTCAAGCTCGGCGATCATGTCTTCTACTGCTGGGATCATTACGGCCACGGCCATGTCAACGTGGTCAGCGCCCTGCAGCAGAGTTGCGACGTGTTCTTCTATCACGTCGCCCTGGCGGTCGGGATCGACCGGATCGCGGCGATGGGGCGGCGCCTCGGGCTGATCGGCAAGCTGCCGCTGGGGCTGCCCGCCGTCTCCGAGGGGTTTCTGCCGACGACCGCCTGGGCGCGGAAGCGCCGGCTGGTCTGGACCAAGGGCAACACCGTCATCCAGGGGATCGGGCAGGGCTATACCCAGGTGACGCCGCTTGGCCTTGCGACCATGACGGCGCGGATCGCCACCGGGCGGGCGGTGGAGCCGCATATCGCGCGCGGGATCGGGCATGATCTGCTGCACGAGGACATGCCGGATCGCTGGCCGCATCTCGGCCTTGACGAGCGTGGCCTTGCCGCGGTCCGCCAGGGCATGTTCGATGTGGTGAACACGCCGAAGGGCACGGGCTATGCCTCGCGCCTCGCCCTGCCGGGCGTGTTCATGGCGGGCAAGACCGGCACGGCGCAGGTGCACGACAATACCCAGGCCGAGGAAAAGGCCAATCTGGACGACGCGACGCTGCCCTGGAAGTTCCGGCCCAACGCCTTCTTCATCGCCTTTGCGCCCGTGCACGCCCCCCGCGTCGCCGTGGCGGTGGCGGTCGAGCACGGCAACGAGGGCGCGTCGGCATCGGCGCCGATCGCCCGTGACCTGGTCACCGCCGCATTGACCCGGGACCTGACCGCGGCACCGCCGGGAACCGTGATCGAGGCGCCGCAGGCGAAGCTCGTCGGGGAGGGGCCGGCATGA